In Leptospira kirschneri serovar Cynopteri str. 3522 CT, one DNA window encodes the following:
- a CDS encoding M23 family metallopeptidase, producing the protein MKRKTGYILAGFLMIGLFFSIKSFANTNLEEIKLDNQYLQTYRGQEGIWIVPNRVKESIGDLIHNFGTTEHEIKRVNGIPDNTRIPLTEPVFFPYNENFIRSLLLEDKGREIFRSDQREFIWPISFKHSFVTSRLGRRWNAMHSGVDIACPTGSIVIAAADGTVLESKKDGGYGNKILLSHPGINGINTLYAHNSVLYVKEGDKVKKGQIIALSGNTGHTTGPHLHFEVRYQNVVLNPEHYLPVFQSSSEARVAIARETIEE; encoded by the coding sequence ATGAAAAGAAAAACCGGTTATATACTGGCGGGATTCCTTATGATAGGGCTGTTTTTCAGTATTAAATCCTTTGCCAATACAAATCTCGAAGAAATTAAATTAGATAATCAATACCTTCAGACCTACAGAGGTCAAGAAGGGATTTGGATCGTTCCCAACCGAGTCAAAGAATCGATAGGGGATTTGATTCATAATTTTGGAACGACCGAACACGAAATCAAAAGGGTCAATGGAATTCCGGACAATACAAGGATTCCACTCACAGAGCCTGTATTTTTTCCCTATAATGAAAACTTTATTAGAAGTCTTTTATTAGAAGATAAGGGGCGTGAAATATTTAGATCCGATCAGAGAGAATTTATTTGGCCGATCAGTTTTAAACATTCGTTTGTAACTTCTCGATTGGGAAGAAGATGGAATGCAATGCATTCCGGAGTAGATATAGCCTGCCCGACAGGGTCCATCGTCATTGCCGCTGCGGACGGAACGGTTTTAGAATCTAAAAAAGACGGCGGTTATGGAAATAAGATTCTACTTTCTCATCCTGGAATCAACGGAATCAACACTCTCTACGCGCATAACTCTGTTCTTTACGTAAAAGAAGGAGATAAAGTAAAAAAGGGACAGATCATTGCACTTTCTGGAAATACGGGTCATACTACCGGACCTCACTTACATTTTGAAGTTCGTTATCAGAACGTAGTATTAAACCCCGAACATTATCTTCCGGTTTTTCAATCTTCTTCCGAGGCTCGTGTGGCGATTGCCCGGGAGACGATTGAAGAATAA
- a CDS encoding HAD family hydrolase, with protein MTLTRDFWNPELYDILMQLRPGTAAFDFDNTLVRNDFGEAVMESFLLEGVPAYKGDISLLLGENGDKALSSRFQNPDLFRSIVLSQYETIQSKFGLEASYRWSSWIFSGHSPEELKEISKNVWNQHAIDSGKHSVKIYQPMKELLDHLIENEWRIWIVTASPEEIIQSVSHLFGIPSEMVLGMRLSVKDEVHSSEILEPFTYGIGKVERLKIATGGYADLAFGDSINDFDLLSSTVKAGIFLDRGKGVIPPLSIKIQPVKNWKVLDQVFV; from the coding sequence GTGACCCTAACGCGGGATTTTTGGAATCCTGAGCTTTATGATATTCTAATGCAATTGCGGCCAGGGACGGCCGCATTCGATTTTGATAATACTCTTGTAAGAAACGATTTTGGGGAAGCGGTGATGGAGTCCTTTCTTTTGGAGGGAGTTCCTGCCTACAAAGGAGACATTTCTCTCCTTTTAGGAGAGAACGGAGATAAAGCGCTTTCTTCTAGATTTCAGAATCCAGATTTATTTCGTTCTATTGTTCTTTCCCAATACGAAACCATTCAATCAAAGTTTGGACTGGAAGCATCTTATCGGTGGAGTTCTTGGATTTTTTCGGGGCATTCTCCCGAAGAATTGAAAGAAATTTCTAAGAATGTCTGGAACCAACACGCTATTGATTCCGGTAAACATTCCGTCAAAATTTACCAACCGATGAAAGAACTTTTAGATCATCTAATTGAAAACGAGTGGAGAATTTGGATCGTGACCGCTTCTCCGGAGGAAATCATACAATCCGTTTCTCATCTTTTCGGAATTCCGAGTGAAATGGTTTTGGGAATGCGGTTATCTGTTAAAGACGAAGTTCATTCTTCGGAAATTTTAGAACCTTTTACGTATGGAATTGGAAAAGTAGAAAGATTAAAAATTGCAACGGGTGGTTACGCGGATCTTGCTTTTGGAGATTCTATCAATGATTTTGATTTACTGAGTTCTACAGTCAAGGCGGGAATTTTTTTAGATAGAGGAAAAGGTGTAATACCTCCTTTGTCTATAAAAATCCAACCGGTTAAAAATTGGAAAGTATTGGATCAAGTTTTTGTATGA
- the rsmI gene encoding 16S rRNA (cytidine(1402)-2'-O)-methyltransferase, producing the protein MRIEFQKTLVLVSVSLGNPGDLTARAKELLEHSDILIGEEPQITSKLLKSISVSKQFFLCNEHTTPEEIRNLGEAVINSGLSVLVSDAGTPGIEDPGRELVQEVLKRGGNVRSAPGPIAFGAVLSISGFKISPFTFCGFFSRDSAERKKELIYYLKPGHTIVFYETPYRYKSVLRDLDWVFKKTKDDREIFFCLDLTLDSEFQFRGKLEDLLKILDTLPKGNPVIVLSQRKEKQDRFSKTKKLKRVSR; encoded by the coding sequence ATGAGAATCGAATTTCAAAAAACCCTCGTTTTAGTTTCTGTTTCTTTAGGAAATCCTGGTGACCTGACGGCAAGGGCCAAAGAACTATTAGAACATTCTGATATACTTATAGGGGAGGAACCTCAAATTACTTCTAAGTTGCTTAAATCAATTTCGGTCTCTAAGCAATTTTTTCTCTGCAATGAACATACTACCCCCGAAGAAATTAGAAATCTTGGAGAAGCGGTGATCAATTCGGGTTTGAGTGTTTTGGTTTCCGATGCGGGAACTCCCGGAATTGAAGATCCTGGAAGGGAACTTGTGCAAGAGGTTTTGAAAAGAGGTGGAAATGTACGTAGCGCTCCAGGCCCGATCGCGTTTGGAGCCGTCTTGAGTATTTCCGGTTTTAAAATTTCTCCGTTTACTTTTTGTGGTTTTTTTTCCAGGGATTCTGCTGAACGAAAAAAAGAACTGATCTATTATCTAAAACCGGGACATACGATCGTTTTTTACGAAACCCCTTATCGATATAAATCGGTGCTTCGCGACTTAGATTGGGTTTTTAAAAAGACCAAGGATGATAGAGAAATTTTTTTCTGTTTGGATCTTACTCTGGATTCCGAATTTCAATTTCGCGGTAAGTTAGAAGATCTTTTAAAAATTTTGGATACCCTTCCTAAAGGAAATCCTGTGATAGTTCTTTCTCAAAGAAAAGAGAAGCAAGATCGATTTTCAAAAACAAAAAAACTAAAGCGAGTTTCACGTTAA
- a CDS encoding pseudouridine synthase family protein: protein MKKHSNIRIFYESESFLLAEKPPGIPVHATKDSKRENFTDQLQKQLSLEYLRTVNRLDLDTSGLVFFCKNPNKNKEADQILKNSLKIYLCVTSGVIPEKHFTETCYIKDGNKKVRKVFSGGDKAVTEFLTLKQNSKENYSVLLAKLHTGKRHQIRFHLSEKGYPILGDCVYGKNNKSKLLLRPEIETENTIRSSNLDSRLSANKKNTKEPKFISSIQTKNKILEKQISLEKNSNEFRIKTKIQNSPVKRTLLHAIGFAFQTEEKIFCPPPPDFQNFLDDVILDFSIFSKFSLR from the coding sequence ATGAAAAAACATTCTAATATTAGAATATTCTACGAAAGCGAATCTTTTCTTCTTGCAGAAAAACCTCCCGGCATTCCGGTTCACGCAACCAAAGATTCAAAACGGGAGAACTTTACCGATCAGCTTCAAAAACAACTTTCTCTTGAATATCTTAGAACCGTAAACAGATTGGATTTAGATACGAGCGGTCTCGTATTTTTCTGTAAAAACCCGAATAAAAACAAAGAAGCCGATCAAATCTTAAAAAATTCATTGAAAATTTATCTTTGTGTAACTTCCGGAGTGATCCCAGAAAAACATTTTACGGAAACTTGTTATATCAAAGACGGAAATAAAAAAGTTCGTAAGGTGTTTTCAGGCGGCGACAAGGCGGTCACGGAATTTTTGACTCTGAAACAGAACTCTAAAGAAAATTATTCGGTTTTACTCGCAAAACTTCATACTGGCAAAAGACATCAAATTCGTTTTCATTTAAGCGAAAAAGGGTACCCTATCTTAGGAGATTGTGTTTACGGGAAAAACAACAAATCGAAATTATTGTTACGACCCGAAATCGAAACAGAAAATACAATCCGATCTAGTAATTTAGATTCCAGGCTTTCAGCTAACAAAAAAAATACGAAAGAACCGAAATTCATTTCATCCATCCAAACAAAAAATAAAATCTTAGAAAAACAAATTTCTTTAGAAAAAAACTCAAACGAATTTCGTATAAAAACTAAAATACAAAATTCACCCGTAAAACGTACACTCTTACACGCAATTGGTTTTGCATTTCAAACAGAAGAAAAAATTTTTTGTCCTCCTCCACCCGACTTTCAAAATTTTTTAGACGACGTCATCTTAGATTTTTCTATTTTTTCTAAATTCTCTCTAAGATAA
- a CDS encoding helix-turn-helix domain-containing protein, whose product MNPAMEELEEGKESSSEHITEVVKENLKLIRHTKGFSLDKLASRCGVSRAMLSQIEQGKSVPTISVLWKIANGLNVPFSELLKEKGTEGVIVMKAENTKVLFSSSKVFSSRALFPYNGNRKTEFYELILKPGGIEVADSHSSGTTENIVVVSGKLRLRVGEKVVELEPRDSVFFRADIPHEYSNPTDQETLMYLVMDYRDEIN is encoded by the coding sequence ATGAACCCAGCTATGGAAGAATTAGAAGAGGGGAAAGAGTCTTCCTCCGAACATATTACTGAAGTCGTCAAAGAAAATTTAAAACTCATTCGCCATACTAAAGGGTTCTCTTTGGATAAATTGGCTTCTAGATGTGGGGTCAGCAGGGCGATGCTTTCTCAAATTGAACAAGGAAAAAGTGTTCCGACCATTTCTGTTCTTTGGAAGATTGCGAATGGACTCAATGTACCTTTCAGCGAATTACTCAAAGAAAAAGGTACCGAAGGTGTAATTGTTATGAAGGCGGAAAACACCAAGGTTTTATTTTCTAGCTCTAAAGTTTTTTCCAGCCGAGCGCTTTTTCCTTATAACGGAAATCGGAAAACAGAGTTTTATGAACTCATCTTAAAACCGGGAGGGATCGAAGTCGCGGATTCTCATTCATCCGGCACGACTGAAAACATCGTTGTCGTTTCCGGTAAACTTCGCCTTAGGGTCGGCGAAAAAGTTGTGGAATTGGAACCAAGAGATTCCGTTTTTTTTAGAGCGGATATTCCTCATGAATATTCTAATCCGACAGATCAGGAAACTCTAATGTATTTGGTTATGGATTATAGAGACGAAATAAATTAG